The following nucleotide sequence is from Pedobacter sp. PACM 27299.
CATGGAACTCCAGAAGAATTAATGTACCTGATTGATGAACTTCATAAACATGATATCGGAGTGATCCTGGATTGGGTGCCTTCTCATTTTCCTGGGGATGCACATGGGCTTTTTCATTTTGATGGCACTCATTTGTATGAGCATGCAGATATGAGGAAAGGTTTTCACCCAGATTGGAAGTCCTACATTTTTAATTATGATAGAAACGAGGTTCGTTCTTTCTTAATCAGTAATGCGATGTTTTGGATGGACAAATTTCATGCAGATGGACTTCGAGTAGATGCAGTGGCCTCAATGCTGTATTTTAATTTTTCAAGAAAAGCCGAAGAAGCGGCAACGAATGAGTTCGGCGGACCGGAAAATCTGGGAGCGATACAATTTCTTAAGGACTTGAATGAGGCCGTTTACGGTAGCTTTGAGGGCGTACATACCATCGCAGAAGAAAGCAGTACTTATCCTGGAGTGACGCATCCGGTAAAGGATGGTGGACTGGGTTTCGGTATGAAATGGATGATGGGATGGATGAATGATACCTTGAAGTATTTCAAGAATGATCCGCTGAATCGCAGTTTTCATCATCACCAGCTTACTTTTAGCGCTACTTATGCCTTTACTGAGAAGTTTATGCTGCCTTTTTCTCATGATGAAGTAGTGCATGGGAAATCTTCTATGATCTATAAGATGCCCGGTGATGAATGGCAGAAGTTTGCCAATCTACGCCTTTTATATGCCTATATGTTTACGCAGCCAGGAACTAAATTGCTGTTTATGGGGAATGAGTTCGCACAAACACATGAATGGGATTTTAAAAGTTCCCTGGATTGGCATTTGCTCCAACATGCACCTCATCTGGGGATGCAGAAAACCGTTAGGGCGCTAAATAATTTTTATCGCAGCGAACCTGCACTCTATGAACATAGTTTTTCTTATGAGGGCTTTGAATGGATTAATGCGGATGATACAGATAATTCTGTTTATGTATACCTGAGGAAAGGACTTAAAGCGAAAGATACATTAATCGTTATTTTGAATATGACACCTGTTTTACGGGAAAATTACCGTATAGGACTTCCTTTTAAAGCAAAATGGAAAGAAATATTCAATACAGATGCGGAGGAATTTTTTGGCAGTGGAAAAGGAAATCAAGGCATCCTGCTGGCACCTGAACTGTTGGCTTCTCAGGGTCGCGAATATTCTATTCAATTGCAGCTCCCCCCTTTAGGAGCTATCGTATTGAAACAAGGGAAATAGGTATTTATAGATCTATTTAAACGACAATAGCCTCCATTTATGGAGGCTATTGTCGTTTAAAACTAAAGGATTTAGGTCTTTTAATCCGGTGATTGAAAGTTGTAGATTACCTGAGAAGTTAATCTTTTTTTGTCTTTTAATCGCTCCAGATTATCATGTAAAGCACTTTTGTCTTCTATACCAGTACTGTTCAATAGTGCTTTCTTATAGAATTCATTGGCTGCTTCCCATCTTTTATCCTGCTCTGCGTAAATTCCCATTTGCTCATAAATACAGCATTTGCAAACGCCTTTAGTAGCAAGCGCTTGTTTAAATACCTGCTCTACTAATCTTGACATCTCTAAAGTGCAGAGCAGTCGTAAATAAGGAAGGTAAGTATCCGGAAATTCAGGATCTAGCTCCATACATTTCTTGTAATAATAGCCTGCAGTTTGATAATTTTTAAGCTTATCCTGATAGATATTCGCCAGGCTGCAGTAGGCTCTTGCATATTCAGGATCTTCCTGGATAATTGCATTTAGTAAATGAAGTGCTTTTGGCGGCTCTCCGAAATTTAATTCTTCAAGAGCTTCCAAATACTTTTCTTCGGTGGTATATAAAATGTCCATAAGGAATCGTGTCGTTTTTAATCCGATAAGAAAATTCGGGGTGTTATGAAATCGTTATTGTGGTCGCTGGCTGAATATCAGCAGGGATAAAAAGGATATTCCATGGCGATCCGATGCAGACAAGCCATTGGGCTGCTGCTGATAAACCGGAGATGTGAATAATTTAACATGGCCTTTTTTCTACAAAGATAAGGATATGTGGCTTAATATCAAAACGTTTGGTTTTCCTATTGTCTGTTCCTCATTTATGAGGCATAAAATATAATTTTATTAGATTTAGGGACACAATGTAAGAAAGCTGGATAATAAAATACTGTTGATCCTGGCTATCCTTTGTTTAATGCAGCCAATTGAATGGTATCACTATGTTAGAAGTGTAGCTGATACCGGTTATACTTTGCCTGTCAAGCAAGCTGATGCACTTTATGGAGAAATAGGTAAGGTGGTGGCCAGCGGTAATATCGGGGAGTTTTTCATTGTAAATGTAACCACCGGGCAAAAAGTCAGTTTATTATGGGCTATTGAAGGTGGAAGATTTAAGCAAACCATGGGCTTATTTATGTGGGGATTGTGGATTGGAAGAAAACAGCTGTTTCTGGATTCGAAAGAAAGCAGGAACTTCTGGTTGAGCGCTTTAATCATTTCAGCTCTATTGTTTGCTCCATTATATGAGTTCAAAGTGATCATGATGGATAAAAATACGGATGAAATCAGCAAATCTACCGTAGGGGTAGTGTTGGACATGTGGTTCAAATTTTCGT
It contains:
- the glgB gene encoding 1,4-alpha-glucan branching protein GlgB translates to MSIPVKRNSDKIVDDKAVPAVGQQHKSVWVYSLFTDFDVSLFVSGKHFRLYEKMGVHLQQVAGRDGAYFAVWAPNAQNVSVVGNFNQWDASAHPLNKRWDASGIWEGFIPDLKNGEVYKYGIKGFDGVDIQKGDPFARHWEHPPRTASVIWEVDYRWKDKNWLKKRPKINALDQPLSVYELHLGSWQRDPSEPQRVLTYKEIATSLVPYILDMGFTHVELMPIMEYPYFPSWGYQITGYFAASSRHGTPEELMYLIDELHKHDIGVILDWVPSHFPGDAHGLFHFDGTHLYEHADMRKGFHPDWKSYIFNYDRNEVRSFLISNAMFWMDKFHADGLRVDAVASMLYFNFSRKAEEAATNEFGGPENLGAIQFLKDLNEAVYGSFEGVHTIAEESSTYPGVTHPVKDGGLGFGMKWMMGWMNDTLKYFKNDPLNRSFHHHQLTFSATYAFTEKFMLPFSHDEVVHGKSSMIYKMPGDEWQKFANLRLLYAYMFTQPGTKLLFMGNEFAQTHEWDFKSSLDWHLLQHAPHLGMQKTVRALNNFYRSEPALYEHSFSYEGFEWINADDTDNSVYVYLRKGLKAKDTLIVILNMTPVLRENYRIGLPFKAKWKEIFNTDAEEFFGSGKGNQGILLAPELLASQGREYSIQLQLPPLGAIVLKQGK